One Phycisphaerae bacterium RAS2 DNA window includes the following coding sequences:
- the tdcF_1 gene encoding Putative reactive intermediate deaminase TdcF, translating to MATNRSTRRRFLSNTGKLAIVTSAAAAGASNIAAEAVHADEPQSSNEKANRPDRRVVPGSPSKAYSRAMQSGRFVFVAGCVGTYQKDGKSAMDADFESQARRTLENLKASVEAAGSSLDKVLKCTCFLKKYEDFAKFNEVYMTIFPEPRPARSTVVVLDFVVPGALLEVDCVCVV from the coding sequence ATGGCAACCAACCGAAGCACCCGTCGCCGATTTCTAAGCAACACCGGCAAACTGGCAATCGTGACCAGTGCGGCCGCCGCCGGCGCATCGAACATCGCCGCCGAGGCGGTGCACGCCGACGAACCGCAATCCAGCAATGAGAAAGCAAACCGCCCTGACCGTCGCGTTGTGCCCGGCAGTCCGAGCAAGGCCTATTCGCGCGCGATGCAGTCGGGTCGATTCGTGTTCGTGGCCGGCTGCGTCGGCACATATCAAAAGGACGGCAAGTCGGCGATGGATGCCGATTTTGAGTCGCAGGCACGGCGCACGCTGGAGAATTTAAAGGCGTCCGTCGAGGCAGCCGGTTCAAGCCTGGACAAAGTCCTCAAGTGCACCTGCTTCCTGAAGAAGTATGAGGACTTTGCGAAGTTCAACGAAGTGTATATGACAATCTTCCCCGAACCGCGCCCGGCGCGCAGCACCGTCGTCGTGCTGGATTTCGTCGTCCCCGGCGCGCTGCTGGAGGTCGATTGCGTCTGCGTGGTGTAA
- a CDS encoding D-alanyl-D-alanine carboxypeptidase precursor: MMRGRLPTICIASVIHSLMLVELVIGQTTRPAADDVTAILKDVIKKDRVPGMAAAVVRSKGPIVVGVAGKREARGKQKIAADDRFHLGSCTKSMTATLCAMLVEQGKLKWETTVAEAFGEQAEKLNSVYRTVTLKQLLCHRAGLAEDRRPDLATWPKVLLLSGDMLKQRRSLVEIVLSREPAHEPDTKFAYSNYGFAIAGAMCEAVTGEAYEALMKQMMFEPLGMTTAGFGAPGSPDEVDQPRGHDSLFMMYSAVPPGPGSDNPAVIGPAGTAHCSVGDWAKYARLHLRGARKPESAELLKPATFELLHADPYKQEYAFGWVIRDEEWAGGKMLAHDGSNGRWYAVVVIAPQRDLAILVATNAADDTAQSAIRGAIRKLREAFK, encoded by the coding sequence ATGATGAGAGGACGATTGCCAACAATCTGCATTGCATCCGTCATCCACTCGTTGATGCTTGTTGAATTGGTCATCGGCCAAACGACCCGGCCTGCGGCTGACGATGTGACCGCCATTCTGAAGGATGTCATAAAAAAAGACCGCGTGCCGGGGATGGCGGCGGCGGTGGTAAGAAGCAAGGGGCCGATCGTGGTTGGCGTTGCCGGCAAGCGCGAGGCGCGAGGCAAACAGAAGATCGCTGCGGATGATCGGTTTCATCTCGGCTCATGCACGAAGTCGATGACGGCGACGCTTTGCGCAATGCTCGTGGAGCAAGGTAAGTTGAAATGGGAGACGACGGTCGCCGAGGCTTTTGGCGAACAGGCGGAGAAGTTGAACTCGGTGTATCGCACCGTAACGTTGAAGCAATTGTTGTGTCATCGCGCGGGGCTGGCGGAGGATCGGCGGCCGGATTTGGCGACGTGGCCGAAGGTGCTGTTGCTTTCTGGGGACATGCTCAAGCAGCGGCGTTCGCTCGTTGAGATCGTGCTGTCGCGCGAGCCAGCGCACGAACCAGATACCAAGTTTGCCTATTCAAATTACGGCTTCGCGATTGCGGGGGCGATGTGCGAGGCGGTGACCGGCGAAGCCTACGAAGCACTGATGAAGCAAATGATGTTCGAGCCGCTGGGAATGACGACGGCCGGCTTCGGCGCACCGGGGTCGCCGGATGAAGTCGATCAGCCGCGCGGGCACGACTCGTTGTTCATGATGTATAGCGCCGTGCCGCCGGGGCCGGGTAGCGACAATCCCGCCGTGATCGGGCCGGCGGGAACGGCGCATTGCTCGGTCGGCGACTGGGCGAAGTATGCGCGGCTGCATCTGCGGGGCGCGCGGAAGCCGGAGTCGGCAGAATTGCTTAAGCCCGCGACGTTCGAATTGCTGCACGCTGATCCATACAAACAGGAATACGCGTTCGGCTGGGTGATTCGCGACGAGGAGTGGGCCGGCGGGAAGATGCTGGCGCACGACGGGTCGAACGGCCGCTGGTACGCTGTAGTTGTTATCGCGCCGCAGCGAGATTTGGCCATTCTCGTGGCGACGAATGCCGCCGATGACACGGCGCAGAGCGCGATCCGCGGTGCGATAAGGAAGCTGCGCGAAGCGTTCAAGTAA
- the preA gene encoding NAD-dependent dihydropyrimidine dehydrogenase subunit PreA, which produces MQPDLSINFCGVKSPNPFWLASAPPTNSGYQVRRAFEAGWGGAVWKTLTHEPIVNVSSRYGAVDYDGRKVMGLNNIELITDRPLDVNLAEIRDVKRDFPNHALFVSLMVESKRETWHDIVKRTQDTGCDGFELNFGCPHGMSERGMGAAVGQVPQYAEMITSWVKEASRIPVIVKLTPNVTDVRAIARAAKNGGADAVSLINTINSIMGVDLNSFAPKPSVAGRGSHGGYCGPAVKPIALNMVSSIAADPGVRIPISGIGGIQAWQDAVEFMLLGATSVQVCTAVMHYGFRIVEHMISGMKNWMREHGFKKTSDFIGKGVPNIADWGDLDLSYKVVAEISQAKCIHCGLCYIACEDGCHQSIKWEKVPLDEFTKRYGAPQSSSPKPQANSNGNGQRLVNPDMHFHKSGDVEVLPGAGDGYVGVFSIKQDTCVGCNMCSLVCPVEDCITMKQMDSGLPKMNWKEYQAKLASGEMQKIEPPSHV; this is translated from the coding sequence ATGCAACCCGACCTCTCCATCAACTTCTGCGGCGTGAAGTCCCCCAATCCCTTCTGGCTCGCATCGGCTCCGCCGACCAACAGCGGCTACCAGGTTCGCCGCGCCTTTGAGGCCGGTTGGGGCGGCGCAGTCTGGAAGACCCTCACCCACGAACCGATCGTCAATGTCTCCAGTCGTTACGGGGCGGTGGATTACGACGGCCGCAAGGTGATGGGCCTGAACAACATCGAGCTGATTACCGACCGCCCGCTGGATGTGAACCTCGCCGAAATACGCGACGTCAAGCGCGACTTCCCAAACCATGCCTTATTCGTGTCACTCATGGTCGAATCCAAGCGCGAAACGTGGCACGACATTGTCAAACGCACCCAGGACACCGGCTGCGACGGTTTCGAGCTGAACTTCGGCTGCCCGCACGGCATGAGCGAACGCGGTATGGGCGCGGCCGTCGGCCAGGTGCCGCAATACGCCGAGATGATTACGTCGTGGGTGAAGGAAGCATCGCGCATTCCCGTCATCGTCAAGCTCACGCCGAACGTGACCGATGTGCGCGCCATCGCCCGCGCCGCAAAGAACGGCGGGGCCGATGCCGTCTCGCTCATCAACACGATCAATTCCATCATGGGCGTCGATCTTAATTCGTTCGCCCCCAAGCCCAGCGTCGCAGGCCGCGGGTCACACGGCGGCTACTGCGGCCCGGCGGTCAAACCGATCGCCCTCAACATGGTCTCGAGCATCGCCGCCGATCCGGGCGTCCGCATTCCCATCAGCGGCATCGGCGGCATTCAGGCATGGCAGGACGCCGTCGAGTTCATGCTGCTCGGCGCGACGAGTGTGCAGGTCTGCACGGCCGTCATGCACTACGGCTTTCGAATCGTCGAGCACATGATCAGCGGTATGAAGAATTGGATGCGCGAACATGGGTTCAAAAAGACGTCTGACTTCATCGGCAAGGGCGTGCCCAACATCGCCGACTGGGGCGATCTCGATTTGTCCTACAAAGTCGTCGCCGAGATCAGTCAGGCGAAGTGCATCCACTGCGGCCTGTGCTACATCGCCTGCGAGGACGGCTGCCACCAGTCCATCAAATGGGAGAAAGTCCCGCTGGACGAATTCACTAAGCGATACGGCGCCCCGCAATCCTCAAGCCCCAAGCCTCAAGCCAATTCCAACGGCAACGGCCAGCGCCTCGTCAACCCCGACATGCATTTCCACAAGAGCGGCGATGTCGAGGTGCTACCCGGAGCGGGCGACGGCTACGTCGGCGTCTTCAGCATCAAGCAGGACACCTGCGTCGGTTGCAACATGTGCTCGCTCGTCTGCCCGGTGGAAGACTGCATCACGATGAAACAAATGGACAGCGGCCTGCCGAAAATGAACTGGAAGGAATACCAGGCGAAGCTTGCATCGGGTGAGATGCAGAAGATCGAGCCGCCCAGCCATGTGTAA
- a CDS encoding Endonuclease/Exonuclease/phosphatase family protein yields the protein MCNDSRNSEPGHVAPMKKCCIRLRAQSPLLVLAAIALGSSGIARAQTGTFLDRQWPSDLRVADYNVNWDSIFPDNDPNNHSFRCCNKVAEFRRLIAAINPDIMTLQEINGSRPVTDVTAIFNTVLPLPGGASWHGAIGYNNVIVSRWPLSMIATQTTPAGNLPRVMALVDLPNDRFARDLYIINEHFKCCEGAANDLRRQIQADSIINWMRDARTAGGSITLSTGTPMLVIGDLNIVGSLNPLNTVLCGNISDNGTYGPDSPPDWDGSCSVDGHPLHNITGPEDYTWRDDGSNFDPGRLDFAIFTDSALSVAKKLILNTVTMTQADRDANGLQLNDVLLDPPGYYDHLPLVVDFRLTTPVPANGDVNLDGATNGRDIDWFVRLLLTGLGNDPLRIAKGDFSGNGVVDAADVSVFVNALVGP from the coding sequence ATGTGTAACGATTCTCGCAATTCAGAGCCGGGGCATGTCGCCCCGATGAAAAAGTGCTGCATCCGATTGCGCGCGCAATCACCTCTATTGGTACTTGCGGCGATTGCATTGGGATCGAGCGGAATCGCCCGCGCCCAGACCGGAACCTTCCTCGATCGCCAGTGGCCCAGCGATTTGCGTGTGGCGGATTACAACGTCAACTGGGATTCCATCTTCCCCGACAACGACCCGAACAATCATTCATTCCGCTGCTGCAACAAGGTCGCCGAGTTTCGCCGGCTCATCGCCGCCATCAATCCCGACATCATGACGCTTCAGGAAATCAACGGGAGCCGGCCGGTCACCGACGTCACCGCCATCTTCAACACCGTGCTGCCCCTCCCCGGTGGTGCAAGCTGGCACGGCGCGATTGGCTACAACAACGTCATCGTCAGCCGGTGGCCGCTCTCGATGATCGCTACCCAAACGACTCCCGCCGGAAACCTGCCGCGCGTCATGGCCCTCGTCGATCTGCCGAACGATCGCTTTGCGCGAGACCTCTACATCATCAACGAACATTTCAAGTGCTGCGAAGGCGCGGCCAACGACCTTCGCCGACAGATTCAGGCGGATTCAATCATCAACTGGATGCGCGACGCCCGCACCGCCGGCGGCAGCATCACGCTGTCAACCGGCACACCCATGCTCGTCATCGGCGACCTCAACATCGTCGGATCGCTCAACCCGCTCAACACCGTCCTCTGCGGCAACATCAGCGACAACGGCACGTACGGACCCGACTCCCCTCCTGACTGGGACGGCTCATGCAGCGTTGATGGCCACCCTTTGCATAACATCACCGGCCCGGAAGACTACACCTGGCGCGACGACGGCAGCAACTTCGACCCCGGCCGCCTTGACTTCGCCATCTTCACGGACAGCGCCCTCAGCGTCGCGAAGAAACTCATCCTCAACACCGTCACCATGACACAGGCCGATCGCGATGCAAACGGTTTGCAACTCAATGACGTGCTGCTCGACCCACCGGGCTACTACGACCACCTGCCGCTCGTGGTCGACTTCCGCCTGACGACGCCCGTTCCTGCCAACGGCGACGTGAACCTCGACGGCGCTACCAACGGCCGCGACATCGACTGGTTCGTCCGGCTCCTGCTGACCGGCCTCGGCAACGATCCGCTGCGCATCGCCAAGGGGGATTTTTCAGGCAACGGTGTGGTGGACGCCGCGGATGTTTCAGTTTTCGTTAATGCGTTGGTCGGGCCGTAG
- the gatA gene encoding Glutamyl-tRNA(Gln) amidotransferase subunit A, with protein sequence MSESAVQQVAASLERIARLDPMLHCAISVLEESARKRAADLDAAASRGGPRGALQGVPVAVKDIFCTDVGTTTCGSKMLAGFKSPYNAHCVERLLDAGAVIVAKTNTDEFAMGSSTENSSYFPTRNPWDVERVPGGSSGGSVAAVAARLVPYALGSDTGGSIRQPASFCGVCGLKPTYGRVSRYGLVAFASSLDHVAPCATSAEGLARVLGCIAGKDARDSTSVEQPAPDYVAELGKPLGSLRVGVPKEYFGDGLDGEVRAAVEAAIEQYRKQGATVVELSLPHTKYTIACYYLICTAEASSNLARYDGVHFGHRTATGGDFIEMVAASRAEGFGPEVARRIMLGTYALSSGYYDAYYLKALKVRTLIARDFREAFQKCDVIVSPTTPTAAFRLGEKSDDPLQMYLADIYTTAANLAGIPAVSIPCGFTGGGLPIGLQLMAPHFEEARLLRAAHAYQLTTDYHMRVPAMCASA encoded by the coding sequence ATGAGCGAGTCGGCGGTTCAGCAAGTCGCCGCGTCGCTCGAGCGCATCGCGCGGCTCGATCCGATGCTTCATTGCGCGATCAGCGTGCTGGAGGAGTCCGCGCGGAAGCGAGCGGCCGATCTGGATGCCGCGGCGTCGCGCGGCGGGCCGCGCGGCGCGTTGCAGGGTGTGCCGGTCGCGGTGAAGGACATTTTCTGCACCGATGTGGGCACGACGACCTGCGGGTCGAAGATGCTGGCGGGTTTCAAATCGCCCTACAACGCGCATTGCGTCGAGCGATTGCTGGATGCCGGCGCGGTGATCGTCGCCAAGACTAATACTGACGAGTTCGCGATGGGCTCGTCCACCGAGAACTCGTCGTACTTCCCGACGCGCAATCCGTGGGACGTTGAGCGCGTGCCCGGCGGATCGTCGGGCGGATCGGTGGCGGCTGTGGCGGCGCGGCTGGTGCCGTATGCGCTGGGGTCGGATACGGGCGGGTCGATCCGTCAGCCGGCGTCGTTCTGCGGCGTGTGCGGATTGAAGCCGACGTACGGGCGCGTTTCTCGGTACGGATTGGTCGCGTTCGCAAGCAGCCTGGATCACGTCGCGCCGTGTGCGACGAGCGCCGAAGGACTGGCCCGCGTGCTGGGCTGCATTGCGGGGAAGGATGCGCGCGATTCAACGAGCGTGGAACAGCCGGCGCCGGACTATGTGGCCGAATTGGGCAAGCCGCTGGGGTCGCTTCGGGTCGGCGTGCCGAAAGAGTACTTTGGCGATGGGCTGGACGGCGAGGTTCGCGCGGCGGTGGAGGCGGCGATCGAGCAGTACCGCAAGCAGGGGGCGACGGTGGTGGAGCTTTCGCTGCCGCACACAAAATATACAATCGCCTGTTATTACCTCATCTGCACGGCCGAGGCATCGAGCAACCTGGCGCGGTACGACGGCGTGCATTTCGGGCATCGCACAGCGACCGGCGGCGATTTCATCGAGATGGTCGCCGCAAGCCGGGCAGAGGGCTTCGGGCCGGAGGTGGCGCGGCGGATCATGCTGGGCACGTACGCGCTTTCGAGCGGCTACTACGACGCGTATTACCTGAAGGCGCTAAAGGTGCGGACGCTGATCGCGCGCGACTTTCGCGAGGCGTTCCAGAAGTGCGACGTGATCGTGTCGCCCACGACGCCGACGGCGGCCTTTCGCCTGGGCGAAAAAAGCGACGACCCGTTGCAGATGTACCTGGCCGACATCTACACGACCGCGGCCAACCTCGCTGGCATTCCCGCCGTGTCGATCCCCTGCGGTTTCACCGGCGGCGGGCTACCGATCGGCCTGCAACTGATGGCCCCGCACTTCGAGGAGGCCCGGCTGCTCCGCGCGGCGCATGCGTACCAACTAACGACGGACTATCACATGCGCGTGCCGGCAATGTGCGCGAGCGCGTGA
- the gatC gene encoding Glutamyl-tRNA(Gln) amidotransferase subunit C: MPAIDPKQVEHIAHLARLQLPPDRLAVYAGQLGDILTYVALLNEVSTDGVEPTAHPLPVANVWREDVPGESLGADRTLANAPQRDTPYFKVPKLLDQGSA; encoded by the coding sequence ATGCCCGCCATTGATCCCAAACAGGTTGAGCACATCGCGCACCTGGCGCGGCTGCAACTGCCGCCGGACCGGCTCGCGGTCTATGCCGGTCAGCTCGGCGACATCCTGACGTATGTCGCGCTACTCAACGAGGTCAGCACGGATGGCGTGGAGCCGACGGCGCACCCGTTGCCGGTGGCGAACGTCTGGCGCGAGGACGTGCCGGGTGAATCGCTTGGCGCCGATCGCACGCTGGCCAACGCGCCGCAGCGCGACACACCGTACTTCAAAGTTCCCAAGCTGCTCGATCAGGGGTCGGCATGA
- the rpmB gene encoding 50S ribosomal protein L28: MPRVCKFTGKKTTTGRQYTHRGKAKYLGGVGTKVTGRTKRKFKPNLQKVRAVVDGRVTRILVSTKAIRMGLVVKPVRRNWKPEAVSA; this comes from the coding sequence ATGCCACGCGTTTGTAAGTTCACCGGCAAGAAGACGACCACCGGCCGCCAGTATACCCATCGCGGCAAGGCCAAGTACCTGGGCGGCGTCGGTACAAAGGTCACGGGCCGCACCAAGCGGAAGTTCAAGCCGAATCTTCAGAAAGTTCGCGCCGTGGTTGACGGCCGGGTGACCCGGATTCTTGTCTCCACGAAGGCGATTCGCATGGGGCTGGTGGTGAAGCCGGTGCGACGCAACTGGAAGCCCGAGGCCGTCTCGGCCTGA
- the sigW_10 gene encoding ECF RNA polymerase sigma factor SigW: MDDASVRQAIELAKRGDAPAMHQLVDLFAGRIFGFFYRSTGSRADAEDLMQEVFVRVVRMLSQYQDDGRFESWLFRIAANLVRDRVRQQRRRPRHLSGHGADSTRHGNESQVLDELAGQEPAADARMALGEDVDALNAALAQLPDGEREVIMLRHFSQMSFKEIAETTGTPLGTALARGHRGLRRLRELMESQETARRTRQSGGKLSV; encoded by the coding sequence ATGGATGACGCCTCGGTGCGGCAGGCGATTGAGCTGGCCAAACGCGGCGACGCCCCGGCCATGCACCAGCTGGTCGATCTCTTTGCGGGCCGAATCTTCGGGTTCTTCTACCGCTCGACCGGTTCGCGGGCCGACGCCGAGGACTTGATGCAGGAGGTCTTTGTCCGCGTCGTGCGGATGCTGTCCCAGTATCAGGACGACGGGCGATTCGAGTCGTGGTTGTTCCGGATCGCCGCGAACCTGGTTCGAGACCGCGTCCGGCAGCAGCGTCGCCGGCCGCGCCACCTTTCAGGCCATGGTGCGGACTCAACCAGACACGGCAACGAGTCGCAGGTACTGGACGAGTTGGCCGGTCAGGAGCCTGCGGCCGATGCTCGGATGGCGCTCGGCGAAGACGTGGACGCGCTGAACGCGGCGCTGGCGCAGCTACCGGACGGCGAGCGAGAAGTCATCATGCTAAGACATTTTTCGCAGATGTCGTTCAAGGAGATCGCCGAGACGACGGGCACGCCGCTGGGGACGGCCTTGGCGCGCGGGCATCGCGGCCTGCGCCGGCTGCGCGAGTTGATGGAATCGCAGGAGACAGCCCGCCGCACCCGGCAATCCGGCGGCAAGTTGAGCGTTTAG
- a CDS encoding PAP2 superfamily protein, producing the protein MSRITLSISCATVLLASLAGCSERSASIAPQGLAGRLDRIERARLASADDLPPADRDLAWRSSGSGRAPKVRLNQPVSIVASTANGATGAAGQDRVVTLAQAAQLDFDETILLLGDAGEGAGTADGAEVNWSEKEDKYLRRPPLPSFWETVKRDVKNAPADLWRDTKRVYANPVNLVILGGTLGGAIAIKESGVDYSIERHFNKEGDWRPAHHHFKEDWRDAFGAIGNPGTHFALAGAWYLIGQQRMDDKTYEVGKTLFSALAINGVTVMLGQAASYDRAPNGERGTLPSGHTSSSFVVASVMHEAYGHAVGIPLYALAALAGYERIEDGEHYFSDVVMGAVLGTVVGHSVASGRDPDFFGWKIAPYASTQGGTGIAFVKSFD; encoded by the coding sequence ATGTCACGAATCACCCTTTCTATATCTTGTGCAACGGTGTTGCTGGCTTCACTGGCCGGTTGCAGCGAGCGGTCGGCAAGCATCGCGCCGCAAGGTCTGGCGGGCCGGTTGGACCGGATCGAGCGAGCGCGGCTGGCAAGCGCTGACGACCTGCCGCCCGCGGACAGGGATCTGGCATGGCGAAGTTCCGGCTCCGGGCGCGCCCCGAAGGTTCGGCTGAACCAGCCTGTTTCAATCGTCGCGTCAACGGCGAATGGAGCGACGGGCGCGGCGGGGCAGGATCGCGTCGTGACACTGGCGCAGGCGGCGCAGCTCGACTTTGACGAGACGATCCTGCTGCTGGGCGACGCCGGCGAGGGGGCCGGCACAGCGGACGGAGCGGAGGTCAACTGGTCGGAGAAAGAAGACAAATACCTTCGTCGCCCGCCGCTGCCGTCGTTCTGGGAGACGGTCAAGCGCGACGTGAAGAACGCCCCGGCCGATCTGTGGCGTGACACGAAGCGCGTTTATGCCAACCCGGTCAACCTCGTGATTCTCGGCGGCACGCTCGGCGGGGCCATCGCCATCAAGGAATCTGGCGTCGATTACTCCATCGAGCGGCACTTCAACAAAGAGGGCGACTGGCGGCCGGCGCACCACCATTTCAAGGAGGACTGGCGCGACGCATTCGGGGCGATTGGCAACCCCGGCACCCATTTCGCACTGGCCGGCGCGTGGTACCTCATCGGCCAACAGCGCATGGACGACAAGACCTACGAAGTGGGCAAGACGCTGTTCTCGGCGCTGGCCATCAACGGCGTGACGGTGATGCTGGGGCAGGCGGCGTCGTACGACCGGGCCCCCAACGGCGAGCGCGGGACGCTGCCTTCGGGCCATACGTCGAGCAGCTTCGTTGTGGCGAGTGTCATGCATGAGGCATACGGGCACGCGGTCGGCATTCCGCTCTATGCACTGGCCGCGCTCGCGGGATACGAGCGCATCGAGGACGGCGAGCATTATTTCTCCGACGTGGTCATGGGGGCCGTGCTTGGAACGGTGGTGGGGCACAGCGTCGCGTCGGGCCGCGATCCGGATTTCTTCGGGTGGAAGATCGCGCCGTATGCCAGCACGCAAGGCGGCACGGGCATCGCATTCGTGAAGTCGTTTGATTGA